From Microscilla marina ATCC 23134, one genomic window encodes:
- a CDS encoding peroxiredoxin, producing MALKVGDKAPDFTLPSTTGEDFNLYNNRKGKPCIIYFYPKDFTPGCTAEACDFRDNIEFFKQFDIDVLGVSRDDIETHLKFKEKHNLPFELLADTKGTVTKAFKATMPLVGVSKRITYLLDKDQQVVAAFDKLFGAKAHIQEMIKKVKSDLVEE from the coding sequence ATGGCTTTAAAAGTAGGAGACAAAGCACCTGATTTTACCTTACCCTCTACCACTGGGGAGGATTTTAATTTGTACAATAATCGCAAGGGTAAACCTTGTATTATTTACTTTTATCCAAAAGATTTTACCCCTGGTTGTACTGCTGAAGCCTGCGACTTTCGTGATAATATTGAGTTTTTCAAACAGTTTGACATAGATGTATTAGGGGTTAGCCGTGATGATATAGAGACACACCTAAAGTTTAAGGAAAAACACAATCTGCCGTTTGAGTTATTGGCTGATACTAAAGGAACAGTGACTAAAGCTTTTAAGGCAACTATGCCATTGGTAGGAGTATCCAAACGTATTACTTACTTGTTGGACAAAGACCAACAGGTGGTCGCAGCATTTGATAAGCTGTTTGGGGCTAAAGCCCACATTCAGGAAATGATCAAGAAAGTAAAAAGTGACTTGGTAGAAGAGTAA
- a CDS encoding outer membrane protein assembly factor BamB family protein codes for MADEVGRRGCSGMVNLGISVIVLLLLGWFFTQDKLSFSDLTKRIGSISGVSPKVVLRTMPLVDSPTLTMSDVLVVSVKKDIKHRKNAENQYEIHLAYRSAANQVTQWETNLNTLYKDGHNYLKTTYDREHVYILVKDFVYALKRNSGEKVWSLRLRDQLSPECSNCMALVQRKLILLTEDRILYSVNALNGNILRKNRLETPKAKGVGFYVVKDKVVLSDQAEDKMDVSASVVVINPITLMPMRLFTPTPHREIDSGKVYRVNMPMVFDNIGTHVYLMPEGTHIQCWDIDSGTKKWDKVLPSRVLLPYDIKNLRHIKHQTALYLSALSGSRSVLLKVDMLSGKIRELAKEIDYSLTPMVGRKNLVIAFTRKTRGNNKNELWGINHHTGMVAWRYPLRSTNLYNKKTKDGEVYHILHKGNLLIIQYLKETGQMLIEKMNPMNGNLIKKTVKDVIGNQWNNITVTKHKAYFSMGDVYELDLKTAEITRFDY; via the coding sequence ATGGCAGATGAAGTTGGAAGGAGAGGTTGTTCAGGTATGGTCAACCTTGGCATATCCGTGATTGTATTACTTTTATTAGGCTGGTTTTTTACCCAGGATAAGCTTTCTTTCTCAGACCTTACTAAAAGAATAGGGAGTATTTCAGGTGTTTCTCCCAAAGTGGTATTACGCACTATGCCCTTGGTAGACAGTCCTACGCTTACGATGTCTGATGTATTGGTAGTCAGTGTGAAAAAAGATATTAAGCACCGTAAAAATGCTGAAAATCAGTATGAAATACATTTAGCTTATCGGTCAGCTGCTAACCAGGTTACCCAATGGGAAACCAACCTTAACACCTTATACAAAGATGGACACAATTACCTGAAAACTACCTATGATCGTGAGCATGTATACATTCTTGTGAAAGATTTTGTGTATGCCCTTAAGCGCAATAGTGGTGAAAAAGTATGGAGCTTAAGGTTAAGGGACCAACTATCGCCAGAATGCTCTAACTGTATGGCGTTGGTACAACGAAAATTGATATTACTTACCGAAGATCGGATTTTATACTCAGTAAATGCCTTGAATGGCAATATATTACGAAAAAATCGCCTTGAAACCCCTAAAGCAAAAGGAGTAGGTTTTTATGTAGTGAAAGATAAAGTTGTACTAAGTGATCAGGCAGAAGATAAGATGGATGTTTCGGCAAGTGTTGTAGTAATTAATCCAATTACTTTGATGCCTATGCGTTTATTTACTCCTACGCCCCATCGCGAGATAGACAGCGGTAAAGTATACAGGGTAAACATGCCCATGGTGTTTGATAACATAGGCACGCATGTATACTTGATGCCTGAGGGTACCCATATACAATGTTGGGACATAGATAGTGGTACTAAGAAGTGGGATAAAGTTTTACCTTCCAGAGTATTACTTCCTTATGATATAAAAAATCTAAGGCATATTAAACATCAAACAGCCCTGTATTTAAGTGCATTGAGTGGTTCACGGAGTGTATTGCTGAAGGTAGACATGTTATCAGGAAAAATAAGAGAGTTGGCTAAGGAAATAGACTACAGTCTGACACCAATGGTTGGGCGTAAAAACCTGGTAATTGCCTTTACTCGAAAAACCAGAGGAAACAATAAAAATGAGCTTTGGGGTATAAACCATCACACAGGAATGGTGGCTTGGCGTTATCCTTTGCGTAGCACCAACTTATACAATAAAAAAACGAAAGATGGCGAAGTGTATCATATCTTACACAAGGGCAATTTATTAATCATACAATACCTCAAAGAAACAGGGCAGATGCTTATTGAAAAAATGAATCCCATGAATGGAAATTTGATTAAAAAAACAGTAAAAGATGTGATAGGTAATCAATGGAATAATATAACGGTAACTAAACATAAGGCATATTTTAGCATGGGTGATGTGTACGAATTAGACTTAAAAACTGCCGAAATTACCAGATTTGATTATTAA
- a CDS encoding leucine-rich repeat domain-containing protein produces the protein MKKLLIAFAMVGFLAACGGNKKGENTENSADTSASVNTDSANTDNKTDETTSTNTADAPLSKDLVGKAKEYGSEEEVTAETDKSKIIRYRSKNYAKEFPKALFEAKNLQVLVLQSLSSSELPNEIKNFKNLTCIVLDGAKIEKLPEGIGELKNLKTISLTSCRKLDIQQVLNVLKNCPQLENLSLSYIPFETMPATIGELKNLKHLRIKNNNFKTLPDEFYTLSNLEYLSISSKKDTPYNYEDIFKKLKQLPALTKLFIPFAGLKALPDVMKEYPALNKVVWKESDWKNAQEQAEQWSAKFPNFTVSINTSSTPLYYMY, from the coding sequence ATGAAAAAACTATTGATAGCATTCGCAATGGTGGGCTTTTTGGCTGCCTGTGGGGGAAACAAAAAAGGTGAAAACACCGAAAATTCAGCGGATACAAGTGCCAGTGTTAATACTGACAGTGCTAATACTGACAATAAAACCGACGAAACAACATCAACTAACACTGCTGATGCACCATTGAGCAAAGATTTGGTGGGTAAAGCCAAAGAATATGGTTCAGAAGAAGAAGTGACAGCAGAAACCGACAAAAGCAAGATTATCCGTTACCGTTCTAAAAATTATGCTAAGGAGTTTCCCAAGGCATTGTTCGAAGCCAAAAACCTACAGGTACTAGTACTGCAGAGTTTGAGCAGCTCTGAGTTACCCAATGAAATCAAGAATTTCAAAAACCTTACCTGTATAGTGTTAGATGGCGCTAAAATAGAGAAACTGCCAGAAGGAATAGGAGAACTCAAAAACCTGAAAACAATCTCGTTGACTTCTTGTCGAAAACTGGATATTCAACAAGTACTGAATGTACTAAAAAACTGCCCTCAACTGGAGAATTTGAGTTTGTCTTATATACCATTTGAAACAATGCCTGCGACCATTGGGGAATTAAAAAACCTGAAACATTTAAGAATTAAAAACAACAACTTTAAAACTTTACCTGATGAGTTTTATACACTTAGCAACCTTGAGTATTTGAGTATTAGCAGCAAAAAGGACACTCCTTATAACTATGAAGATATTTTCAAAAAACTAAAGCAACTGCCTGCCCTTACCAAACTGTTTATCCCTTTCGCAGGTTTAAAAGCCCTACCTGATGTAATGAAAGAATATCCAGCACTGAATAAAGTTGTGTGGAAAGAATCGGACTGGAAAAACGCCCAGGAACAAGCGGAACAATGGAGCGCCAAGTTTCCTAATTTTACAGTAAGCATTAATACATCAAGTACCCCTTTGTATTATATGTATTAA
- a CDS encoding XRE family transcriptional regulator has protein sequence MFLSKNLKHLRERNGKQTQENLANALGITRSAISSYEDGRAEPKLVVMNRIAQYFNITLDQLLNVELATLGDVDLQQQKEVKKYASAENLRILTITTDRENNENIELVPEKAAAGYTKGYADAEYLKDLPKYQLPFLPEGRTYRAFEIAGESMLPLLPESIVIGEYVANWNEVQEGQTCVVVAKNDGVVLKKVYNKITERGTFLLKSSNIAYQPYEVSADEVVEIWKFAAYISRDMPDDSVTSLQELKSAFSRLEDELQDIKMERRVRK, from the coding sequence ATGTTTTTGAGCAAAAATTTAAAACACCTGAGAGAACGCAATGGAAAGCAAACTCAGGAAAACCTTGCAAATGCACTTGGTATTACTCGTAGTGCTATTTCTTCGTATGAAGATGGACGCGCTGAGCCTAAGTTGGTAGTGATGAATAGGATTGCTCAGTATTTTAACATTACATTAGATCAATTGCTAAATGTCGAATTAGCAACTTTGGGAGATGTAGATCTTCAGCAACAAAAAGAAGTGAAAAAATATGCTTCTGCCGAGAATTTACGCATTCTAACTATTACCACTGACCGCGAAAACAATGAAAATATTGAGTTGGTGCCCGAAAAAGCTGCTGCTGGATATACCAAAGGGTATGCAGATGCAGAGTATTTGAAAGATTTGCCCAAGTATCAATTACCATTCTTACCTGAAGGTAGAACTTACCGTGCCTTTGAAATTGCCGGAGAGTCTATGTTACCGTTATTGCCAGAGTCTATTGTTATTGGCGAATATGTAGCAAACTGGAATGAAGTACAAGAAGGGCAAACTTGTGTAGTAGTGGCAAAAAATGATGGAGTAGTACTTAAGAAGGTATACAACAAAATTACCGAAAGAGGTACATTTTTGTTAAAATCGTCTAACATTGCTTATCAGCCTTATGAGGTATCCGCTGACGAAGTAGTAGAGATTTGGAAGTTTGCTGCTTATATTAGTCGTGATATGCCTGATGATAGTGTTACTTCACTGCAAGAGTTAAAATCGGCTTTTTCGCGTTTGGAAGACGAACTTCAGGATATTAAAATGGAACGACGTGTTCGTAAATAA
- a CDS encoding META domain-containing protein: MKLVRQYINILPIILLSFMFTLSSCDATKEQDVTPVALDGTWQLIGYQGAAGKLEQNTENINENPIIAFKQGDYGGSTLHNAYTGSYTLINSQYLVLTTPVSTLTTESQWGVKFLESLPQAENYNIDNQLLYMTLKGGEVRMVFQKMK; encoded by the coding sequence ATGAAATTAGTAAGACAATATATAAATATTTTACCCATCATTTTGTTAAGTTTTATGTTCACTCTTTCGTCGTGTGACGCTACTAAAGAGCAAGATGTGACTCCAGTGGCTTTGGACGGCACCTGGCAATTGATAGGCTACCAAGGTGCTGCCGGAAAACTTGAACAAAACACTGAAAATATTAACGAAAACCCTATCATTGCTTTTAAGCAAGGTGATTATGGTGGGTCTACCCTACACAATGCCTACACAGGCAGCTATACTCTTATCAATAGCCAGTATTTAGTACTGACTACTCCAGTAAGTACCCTTACTACCGAATCGCAATGGGGTGTAAAGTTTCTGGAGAGTTTGCCTCAAGCTGAAAATTACAACATAGACAATCAATTATTGTATATGACTTTAAAGGGTGGTGAGGTTCGTATGGTATTTCAGAAAATGAAATAA